GGGTGAAACCATCAGGCATGACGACACACGTTGAGATAATGGATCCCGGCGATATAAACACATACCGTCTTACTTTCTGCGGCTAATCATACACCTGTCTAGAAGCCTACGCTCGAAGCTTCTCGCCGTGTTTCTTGGCTTGGAAAAGCCGCGTTGCCACATAGCTGTGAAGTATTTCAACCGGAGAAGTCGGGTTGTAGCTGGCGACTAAACCGCTTGCCATGGAGGCTAAACCTGCTTCAAACTTTACATGTGAAATAGACTTAGGCGATCAGCCTGAGGAGGCATCTAAGCCCCAAAACTCTAATGTTCTCTCTTAGGATCAGCCTAAATATGTGCTTAACCGCTTCAGGCTCGAGCGTGTGGTCTAGCACACCCTCCTCCCTACGCACATACCTTAAACCCCTAACCAACACCACAGGTATACCTTCAGCTGTCTGACCCATGAGAAGGGCTGCGGCTGAGGCGAGCTGGTCAGCCACACGGTCTACACCGCCGAACTTCGGCTTCCCAAACCTGTCTAGGGCTCCGAACCTCCTTGAGACGACCTCGATACCTGAGGAACCCCTCGCTAAGTCGATGGAGCCTATACCTGGGAAACACTCCGTGTCGGATATGACGACGGCTACGTCCATGCCCGACAGCTCCTTTATACGTTTCCTAAGCTTCCTAGCGTAGAGGTCTGGGTTCTCAGGCGGTATACTCGCCACATTCTCAGGGTGATTTGAGAAGTCTAACCCAGCATCCGTGTAAACCTGGAGCCCCCTTCTAACCACGAGCATATAGGGTATGAGCTCCAAAGCCCTTCTAGCGTTCTCAGGGTTCTCCGCAAGCTTCATGAACCCGTCGAGGAAACGGTCTGCTATTAGTTTTATGGGGATTAGAAATAGAACCCTGTCGCAGTTCTCAAGGACTGCCTGAACCATCCTAGGGTTCATCCCAGTCTTCCTAGCGATCCTCAGAGCCTTCTTGGAAGGCTTGACCCTACGCATATCTATGAGAAGCCCATAGGACTTCGAGACAACCTTACTCGCAATCACGAGCACGTCGCCATCCCTCAAACCACCAGCCTCACGGGACGCACCCTCGACGATAAGCCTAGCCAAGTCATCCCCAGGCTTAACCTCGGGAAGCCTTAAACCGTAAAGCTCGACCCTAACCATCGTGTGAAGTAGATAACTCATCGAATAAAACACTAGTGCCGACTGCAGTCGCCGTCGCATGTATCCTATCGGTGGAAGCCCCCCTCTTAAAGCGGAGATATCCTGGGGAAAACCATGAGCGTAGTGAATTTACTCGTGTAAGGGTATTGTTGGTAGATGCTCGATGCCGGGGGAGGGGTTTGAACCCTCGACTTCTGGACCCTCGGGTTTGGTTCTCCAGATTATGAGTCTGGCGCTCTTACCCGCTGAGCTACCCCGGCACCGGTATTTGCTCTCTCACAAGTATTTAAAAATGTTAGGGTCGGGTTATAGAGATATATTTAAACCTATTCGGCTTAGGTTTTTAGGTCTGTATGCCCTTCGACAGGAGGTCTGTAGCGGTCTACTCGGCTTTCTTCCTATCTAGCCTAGGCTACTCCCTATGGTATTCACTATTCCCGGTTTACCTCGACGTCATAGGGTTCCAGACGTGGCAGATAGGCTTCGTATTCTCGCTTCTAAGTCTCTCGACCAGCCTCTCCTACCTCATCCTAGGCGCAGTTTCAGATGCCGCTGGTAGAGGTAAGCCCCTTGCCTTAGGGTTCATTTTATCTGCCCTGACGATCATAGCCTTAGCTTATACGTCAAACATCATGCTCATAGGGCTTCTGATATCGGCATATGGTCTCCTAGAGGGTCTGAAATCTCCGACGGGTGAAGCGTCTATAGTCGAGACGGGAGCAAGATTAGGCACGGCTTTATCGCTATTCTACATGGTTGTCATGGTCGCTAGAATAGCGGGCTCAGCGTTATCGGGATACTTCGCCTCGACCCTAGGCTTCCAAAGCCTATTCATCCTAGGCAGTCTTCTCAGCATCTCGTCGGCCTTTTTGATTGTCTCTCTATACGGCTGGTCTGGGAGGCTTGGTCTTAAAACCGTTAGACTAAGCGTCAGCAAGTTTCCCGAAGGAATCAAGTCGATATTATCCGACAGGGGGCTTAGGTTGCTCACGATAGCCCTCGTGGTCCATGGCCTAGGGTTTTCCATGATAAACCCCTTAGTCACGCTTTACGCTAAAGAGGTCTTAAGCCTCGACGAGCAGTTGGTGGGCCTGGTCATGGCGGTCTGGAACATGGGCTTCCTCCTGACACAGGTGCCCTCAGGAAAACTCACCGATAGGTTCGGCGGTATCCCGATTTTAGCGTCT
Above is a window of Candidatus Bathyarchaeota archaeon DNA encoding:
- a CDS encoding coenzyme F420-0:L-glutamate ligase, producing MVRVELYGLRLPEVKPGDDLARLIVEGASREAGGLRDGDVLVIASKVVSKSYGLLIDMRRVKPSKKALRIARKTGMNPRMVQAVLENCDRVLFLIPIKLIADRFLDGFMKLAENPENARRALELIPYMLVVRRGLQVYTDAGLDFSNHPENVASIPPENPDLYARKLRKRIKELSGMDVAVVISDTECFPGIGSIDLARGSSGIEVVSRRFGALDRFGKPKFGGVDRVADQLASAAALLMGQTAEGIPVVLVRGLRYVRREEGVLDHTLEPEAVKHIFRLILRENIRVLGLRCLLRLIA
- a CDS encoding MFS transporter, translated to MPFDRRSVAVYSAFFLSSLGYSLWYSLFPVYLDVIGFQTWQIGFVFSLLSLSTSLSYLILGAVSDAAGRGKPLALGFILSALTIIALAYTSNIMLIGLLISAYGLLEGLKSPTGEASIVETGARLGTALSLFYMVVMVARIAGSALSGYFASTLGFQSLFILGSLLSISSAFLIVSLYGWSGRLGLKTVRLSVSKFPEGIKSILSDRGLRLLTIALVVHGLGFSMINPLVTLYAKEVLSLDEQLVGLVMAVWNMGFLLTQVPSGKLTDRFGGIPILASHIALSSVSWLLYGFSGNWLHLVLSALFVGMVGAMDMPARRTLMVRLGGSMGVASIIGYMDALTRFTFMLGSSVGGVLWSSLGYRAPFIIGSILNIFALIPLLILIYPHKR